The following proteins are encoded in a genomic region of Nitratireductor sp. GISD-1A_MAKvit:
- the phbB gene encoding acetoacetyl-CoA reductase, which translates to MKTALVTGGTRGIGAAIATALGEAGYRVAVNYAGNEEAAARFARETGIAAYKWSIADYDACAEGVAKVESDLGPVDVLVNNAGITRDVMFHKMTVEDWRAVVDVNLNGVFNMTHQVFAGMRSRRFGRIINISSINGQKGQMGQVNYSAAKAGEIGFTKALAQEGARFNVTVNAVCPGYIATEMVMAVPEAVREKIIAQIPVGRLGEASEIARSVLFLASDDAGFITGSTLTVNGGQYVV; encoded by the coding sequence ATGAAAACGGCACTTGTTACCGGTGGAACCCGAGGCATTGGCGCGGCCATCGCGACAGCCCTCGGGGAAGCGGGCTATCGGGTCGCGGTGAATTATGCGGGCAATGAAGAAGCGGCGGCACGGTTTGCCAGGGAAACCGGCATAGCCGCCTATAAATGGTCGATTGCCGACTACGATGCCTGTGCCGAGGGGGTTGCAAAGGTCGAATCCGATCTTGGGCCGGTGGATGTCCTGGTCAACAATGCCGGCATCACGCGTGACGTGATGTTTCACAAGATGACGGTGGAAGACTGGCGCGCGGTTGTCGATGTCAATCTCAACGGCGTCTTCAACATGACGCACCAGGTTTTTGCCGGCATGCGTTCGCGCAGATTCGGACGGATCATCAACATCTCTTCCATCAACGGTCAAAAAGGCCAGATGGGGCAGGTGAACTACTCTGCCGCAAAAGCAGGCGAAATCGGCTTCACCAAGGCCCTGGCGCAGGAGGGGGCCCGTTTCAACGTGACCGTCAATGCGGTGTGTCCTGGCTATATCGCCACCGAAATGGTGATGGCGGTGCCGGAAGCGGTGCGGGAGAAGATCATCGCGCAGATCCCGGTGGGGCGGCTGGGCGAGGCTTCGGAAATCGCCCGGTCGGTGCTGTTCCTGGCATCCGACGATGCCGGCTTCATTACGGGCTCGACGCTCACCGTCAATGGCGGGCAATACGTCGTTTGA